Proteins encoded in a region of the Helicobacter sp. MIT 21-1697 genome:
- a CDS encoding 2-hydroxyacyl-CoA dehydratase: MTQKMTPNINSWQMPDSQSLIIKPENKRELKRVPFTAEMKQTHTILVPMMLPVHFELLVNILRLHGYNAELLHNDGKGVVDEGLRNVHNDTCYPALLVIGQMIDALKSGKWDLQKVALLITQTGGGCRASNYIYLLRKALNKAGFGNIPVISLNFSGLESDQGFSVTRPMLQNLLNAIVYGDLIMHIANQCRPYEKNKGDTDAMVDKWVRRITSEGTNEGLRKYSVLKKDMKLILDDFASIPRETKQKVRVGIVGEIYIKFSPLGNNNLEDFLLAEDCEVVIPGFMDFCLYCINDTIVDGKMYGGTLMQALIYRIVYWFFASKQIDTIKAIQKHGVFRAPTAFKHTKKVAQGYVSQGMNMGEGWLLTAEMLELIEQGVENIVCTQPFGCLPNHIVGRGMMKTIKERNPQSNIVSIDYDPSATKVNQENRIKLMLSNAKKAHAAQA, from the coding sequence ATGACGCAAAAAATGACACCAAATATCAATTCTTGGCAAATGCCAGATTCTCAATCATTGATTATCAAGCCAGAAAATAAACGCGAACTTAAACGCGTGCCTTTTACCGCAGAAATGAAGCAAACGCATACGATTCTTGTGCCGATGATGTTACCTGTGCATTTTGAATTGCTTGTCAATATCTTACGCTTACACGGCTATAATGCCGAGCTTTTGCATAATGATGGCAAAGGCGTTGTAGATGAGGGCTTACGCAATGTGCATAATGACACTTGTTATCCTGCTTTGCTTGTAATTGGGCAGATGATTGACGCGCTTAAAAGTGGCAAATGGGATTTGCAAAAAGTCGCTCTGCTGATAACACAAACAGGCGGAGGTTGTCGCGCGAGTAATTATATTTATCTTTTGCGAAAGGCTCTGAACAAAGCAGGATTTGGGAATATTCCTGTTATCTCTCTTAATTTTAGCGGATTAGAATCTGATCAAGGCTTTAGCGTTACGCGTCCGATGTTGCAAAATCTCCTTAACGCCATTGTTTATGGGGATTTGATAATGCACATTGCTAATCAATGTCGCCCTTATGAGAAAAACAAAGGTGATACTGACGCGATGGTAGATAAATGGGTGCGCCGCATTACGAGTGAGGGCACAAACGAGGGCTTAAGAAAATATAGTGTGCTCAAAAAAGATATGAAACTTATCCTTGATGATTTCGCCTCTATCCCTAGAGAGACGAAGCAAAAGGTGCGCGTGGGCATTGTGGGCGAGATTTATATCAAATTTTCTCCACTTGGGAATAATAACCTTGAAGATTTCCTTTTGGCAGAAGATTGCGAAGTTGTGATTCCGGGCTTTATGGATTTTTGTTTGTATTGTATCAATGATACGATTGTAGATGGCAAAATGTATGGTGGCACACTGATGCAAGCGCTCATTTATCGCATAGTGTATTGGTTTTTTGCGAGCAAGCAAATTGATACGATTAAAGCCATTCAAAAGCACGGCGTCTTTAGAGCGCCTACTGCGTTTAAACACACAAAAAAAGTAGCGCAAGGTTATGTATCTCAAGGTATGAATATGGGTGAGGGGTGGTTGCTTACTGCTGAAATGCTTGAGCTTATTGAGCAAGGTGTAGAAAATATCGTCTGCACCCAACCTTTTGGCTGCCTCCCTAATCACATCGTAGGGCGCGGTATGATGAAAACTATCAAAGAGCGCAATCCTCAAAGCAACATCGTCTCTATTGATTATGACCCGAGTGCGACAAAAGTCAATCAAGAAAATCGTATTAAGCTAATGCTTAGCAATGCCAAAAAGGCACACGCTGCACAAGCATAG
- a CDS encoding acyl-CoA dehydratase activase, whose translation MSLTLGIDIGSTTAKVALMDEDNIIFQVYERHYSKVREKAIQIVHKIAQIIGDREFKVAISGSAGFGICKVTGIDFVQEVFATAGAVRHLVPDADAVIELGGEDAKIIFLTGGTEERMNGSCAGGTGAFIDQMVTLLAITPEEFDEISLKCQKLYPIASRCGVFAKTDVQPLLNQGVNKEDITASIFQAVVDQTITGLAQGRKIEGKILFLGGPLFYYKGLQERFAKTLKLDKEHAIFPDFAQYAVAIGVSLQARELTKTYTCESLIATLEESKNTASSNKYLEPLFASESDYNDFIARHESASVEEIDIEQAYRANNHQKIDVYIGIDCGSTTTKLVMLDSHNAIVYQYYNSNKGNPVEVISTQLSFIYEHFGDKINIKGSAVTGYGEELIKAAFTLDAGLVETMAHLKAAKYFNPKVDFIIDIGGQDMKCFYIKNQTIDSIMLNEACSSGCGSFIETFAKSMGYDIQTFSKLGLESKQPVELGSRCTVFMNSSVKEAQKEGASIEDISAGLSMSVVKNAIYKVIRARDADDLGKQIVVQGGTFLNNAVLRSFEKEIGREVIRPKISGLMGAFGAALYAKDLNLGHSNTMKQEELATFKHTATASVCKICGNNCHLTINRFGEGKKFISGNRCDKPLGFKKLLFLPNLYDYKLNKIKSLCAYENMDKSRLTKGKIGIPLGLNMYENLPFWHTLLSELGYEVVVSDVTTRKTFALGQYSIPSDTVCYPAKLLHGHIENLLKKGVDKIFYPCMSYSFAGDEKHKDSSTNNYNCPVVAYYPELLNANVDKLREVSFFYPYFGLHKKDDFRKKGFEFFKKELGADKKSFLKAVEKAYEVRDEWLSDVKLQGEKALAYARANKLKAIVLCGRPYHIDPEINHGIDKLINSLGLVVLSEDSVGHLADAGELHILNQWSYHSRLYNAAAFVSADENLELVQLVSFGCGIDSITTDEVREILESHGKFYTQLKIDEISNLGAVKIRIRSLLGAMEEKQAQKNAKNLMQSAPILENA comes from the coding sequence ATGAGTTTAACACTAGGGATTGATATTGGAAGCACCACAGCAAAAGTTGCTCTTATGGACGAAGATAACATCATTTTTCAAGTATATGAACGACATTATTCAAAAGTGCGCGAAAAAGCTATACAAATCGTGCATAAAATTGCACAAATTATTGGCGATAGAGAATTTAAAGTCGCCATTTCAGGCTCTGCTGGATTTGGTATTTGCAAAGTTACAGGGATTGATTTCGTGCAAGAAGTATTTGCCACAGCTGGTGCAGTGCGTCATCTTGTGCCAGATGCCGATGCAGTTATTGAGCTTGGCGGAGAAGATGCAAAAATTATATTCCTCACAGGCGGGACTGAAGAGCGTATGAATGGCTCTTGTGCTGGTGGAACAGGTGCGTTTATTGACCAAATGGTAACTCTACTTGCGATTACACCCGAAGAATTTGATGAGATTTCACTCAAATGCCAAAAACTCTATCCCATAGCATCTCGTTGTGGCGTATTTGCCAAAACTGATGTGCAGCCGCTCCTTAATCAAGGCGTGAATAAAGAAGATATTACTGCGAGTATTTTTCAGGCTGTGGTAGATCAAACCATTACGGGCTTGGCGCAAGGACGCAAGATTGAGGGGAAGATTCTCTTTCTTGGAGGACCACTCTTTTACTACAAAGGCTTACAAGAGCGATTTGCAAAAACTTTAAAACTTGATAAAGAACACGCCATTTTCCCTGATTTTGCCCAATATGCAGTAGCGATTGGTGTCTCACTCCAAGCACGCGAATTGACAAAAACTTACACTTGTGAATCACTCATTGCTACACTTGAAGAAAGCAAAAACACCGCTTCAAGCAATAAATACCTTGAGCCGCTTTTTGCTTCAGAATCTGATTACAATGACTTTATCGCGCGGCACGAAAGCGCAAGTGTGGAAGAAATAGACATTGAACAAGCTTATAGGGCAAATAATCATCAAAAAATTGATGTGTATATCGGCATAGATTGCGGAAGCACTACAACTAAGCTTGTTATGCTTGATAGCCACAATGCCATTGTGTATCAGTATTACAATTCCAACAAAGGCAATCCCGTAGAAGTCATATCAACGCAACTTAGCTTTATTTATGAACATTTTGGCGATAAAATCAATATCAAAGGAAGTGCAGTTACAGGCTATGGCGAAGAGCTTATAAAAGCTGCTTTTACTTTAGATGCTGGACTTGTAGAGACAATGGCACATCTTAAAGCTGCTAAATACTTCAATCCCAAAGTAGATTTCATCATTGATATTGGCGGACAGGATATGAAATGCTTTTATATCAAAAACCAAACCATAGATTCTATAATGCTTAATGAAGCGTGTAGCTCTGGCTGTGGAAGCTTTATTGAAACCTTTGCAAAATCTATGGGATATGATATACAAACCTTTTCAAAGCTCGGCTTAGAATCCAAGCAACCTGTGGAACTTGGAAGTCGCTGCACTGTGTTTATGAATAGCTCGGTTAAAGAAGCACAAAAAGAGGGTGCAAGTATTGAGGATATTAGTGCTGGGCTTTCTATGAGTGTCGTGAAAAATGCGATTTATAAAGTCATACGCGCCCGAGATGCAGATGATTTAGGTAAGCAAATTGTTGTGCAAGGTGGCACATTCCTTAACAATGCGGTGCTTAGAAGCTTTGAAAAAGAAATTGGCAGAGAGGTTATTCGCCCTAAAATCAGCGGACTTATGGGGGCTTTTGGTGCAGCGTTATATGCAAAAGACTTAAACTTAGGACATTCAAACACGATGAAGCAAGAAGAACTAGCCACCTTCAAACACACTGCAACTGCAAGTGTATGTAAAATCTGCGGAAATAACTGCCATTTAACCATTAATCGCTTTGGCGAGGGCAAAAAATTCATATCAGGCAATCGCTGTGATAAACCACTAGGCTTTAAAAAACTCCTCTTTTTGCCTAATCTGTATGATTATAAACTCAATAAAATTAAATCGCTATGTGCGTATGAAAATATGGACAAATCCCGCCTCACAAAGGGAAAAATCGGTATTCCTTTAGGGCTTAATATGTATGAGAATCTGCCTTTTTGGCATACATTGCTTAGTGAGCTAGGCTATGAGGTGGTAGTCTCTGATGTTACCACACGCAAAACCTTTGCTTTAGGGCAATATAGTATCCCAAGCGACACGGTGTGCTATCCTGCGAAGCTCCTGCACGGACATATTGAGAATCTCCTTAAAAAAGGAGTGGATAAAATCTTTTATCCTTGTATGAGTTATAGTTTCGCAGGTGATGAAAAACATAAAGATTCAAGCACAAATAATTATAACTGCCCTGTGGTAGCTTATTACCCAGAGCTGCTTAATGCAAATGTTGATAAATTACGCGAAGTGAGCTTTTTTTATCCATATTTTGGTTTGCACAAAAAAGATGATTTTAGAAAAAAAGGATTTGAATTTTTCAAAAAAGAATTAGGCGCAGATAAAAAATCATTCCTCAAAGCCGTAGAAAAAGCCTATGAAGTGCGCGATGAATGGTTAAGTGATGTAAAACTACAAGGCGAAAAGGCTTTAGCCTACGCACGAGCAAACAAACTCAAGGCTATCGTGCTATGTGGGCGTCCTTATCATATTGACCCAGAAATCAATCACGGCATTGATAAGCTCATTAATTCTTTAGGGCTTGTCGTGCTAAGTGAAGATAGTGTAGGGCATTTAGCAGATGCAGGAGAGCTGCATATCCTTAATCAATGGAGTTATCATTCACGACTTTATAACGCAGCAGCCTTTGTGAGTGCTGATGAGAATCTTGAGCTTGTGCAGCTTGTAAGCTTTGGCTGCGGGATAGATTCTATTACCACAGATGAAGTGCGCGAGATTTTAGAATCTCACGGGAAATTCTACACACAACTTAAAATTGATGAAATCAGCAATCTAGGTGCAGTAAAAATCAGAATCCGCTCTCTGCTTGGAGCAATGGAAGAAAAACAAGCGCAAAAAAATGCAAAAAATTTGATGCAATCAGCTCCAATACTTGAAAATGCTTAA
- the gmhA gene encoding D-sedoheptulose 7-phosphate isomerase gives MQTFIESEFNAHLQSAQKVFTLTPAIQKAANILIGSLKNGGKILICGNGGSAADAQHFAAELTGRYKRERKGLAGIALSVDTSALTAIGNDYGFEHIFSRQVESLAQKGDVFFGISTSGNSHNVLKAAQIARDMGCSVIGLSGRDGGKLNTLCDINLIMPDNDTPRIQELHILVIHILCDIIESQCGENGSTNVIA, from the coding sequence ATGCAAACATTCATAGAATCCGAATTTAACGCTCATCTACAAAGCGCACAAAAGGTTTTTACTCTCACCCCTGCAATACAAAAAGCAGCAAATATTCTTATTGGGTCTCTTAAAAATGGGGGCAAGATTCTCATTTGTGGCAATGGTGGCAGTGCAGCTGACGCACAACACTTTGCTGCCGAACTTACAGGACGTTATAAAAGAGAACGAAAAGGTTTAGCAGGTATTGCTTTAAGTGTAGATACTTCCGCGCTTACAGCCATTGGCAATGACTACGGCTTTGAACATATATTTTCACGACAAGTAGAATCTCTTGCACAAAAGGGCGATGTATTCTTTGGTATCTCCACAAGTGGCAATTCTCATAATGTGCTTAAAGCCGCACAAATAGCACGCGATATGGGCTGCTCTGTTATCGGACTTAGTGGGCGAGATGGGGGCAAATTAAACACACTTTGTGATATTAATCTTATTATGCCAGATAATGACACGCCTAGAATCCAAGAATTGCACATTTTAGTTATTCATATTTTATGTGATATTATAGAAAGTCAATGTGGTGAAAATGGCAGCACAAATGTTATTGCCTAA
- the rfaE1 gene encoding D-glycero-beta-D-manno-heptose-7-phosphate kinase: MFGLESKSPRILVIGDLMIDHYVWGSCERISPEAPVQVVDVKNENNRLGGACNVVHNLVALNAQVFVCGVVGNDDAGIWLGETLESMGVDISYLFVDTSRPTTKKTRIIIANQQVLRVDRESKMPIDIHLHSKIIDNLYAVLNEVDCIIISDYGKGLLNNELTRFVIDYAKSKSKPVLCDPKGKDYSKYTGATLLTPNKKEAELATGITICDKDSLIKAGMALKNQCQLDISLITLSEDGIAIFDDNQIHIIPTRAKEVYDVTGAGDTVIAALSFALSSGCDIFQACEFANVAAAVVVGKVGSAVATHSEILQYAHTQPSNLQQHIESKIISQESLFELLKDLQQSKIIFTNGCFDILHIGHLNYLNKARDLGDILIVGLNDDDSIKRLKGKERPINTLNNRALMLAGLECVDYVVSFCQDTPLELIKAIQPDVLVKGGDYHNKEVVGSEYAKEVVLIDFIEGHSTSNIIESIQRSKVCKHS, encoded by the coding sequence ATGTTTGGTTTAGAATCTAAAAGTCCTAGAATCCTTGTTATTGGTGATTTAATGATAGACCATTATGTATGGGGAAGCTGTGAGCGTATCTCACCTGAAGCACCTGTGCAAGTGGTAGATGTCAAAAATGAAAATAATCGTCTAGGCGGAGCGTGCAATGTTGTACATAATCTCGTTGCCTTGAACGCACAAGTCTTTGTATGTGGCGTTGTAGGCAATGATGATGCAGGAATATGGCTTGGCGAGACATTAGAATCTATGGGGGTGGATATTTCTTATCTTTTTGTAGATACTTCGCGTCCTACGACTAAAAAAACGCGTATTATCATCGCTAATCAACAAGTCTTACGCGTAGATAGAGAGAGTAAAATGCCCATAGATATTCATCTTCACAGCAAAATTATAGACAACCTCTATGCAGTGCTTAATGAAGTGGATTGTATCATTATTTCTGATTATGGCAAGGGATTATTAAATAATGAACTCACGCGTTTTGTCATTGATTATGCAAAAAGCAAATCTAAACCTGTGCTTTGCGACCCTAAAGGCAAAGATTATAGCAAATACACAGGTGCTACACTCCTCACGCCTAACAAAAAAGAAGCTGAACTTGCCACAGGTATTACTATTTGCGATAAAGATTCGCTTATCAAAGCAGGAATGGCACTTAAAAATCAATGTCAGCTTGATATCTCACTCATTACACTTAGTGAAGATGGAATTGCTATATTTGATGATAATCAAATACATATTATCCCTACTCGTGCAAAAGAAGTGTATGATGTTACAGGTGCAGGAGACACGGTGATTGCGGCACTTAGCTTTGCCCTAAGTAGTGGTTGTGATATTTTTCAAGCGTGTGAGTTTGCCAATGTCGCAGCAGCAGTTGTAGTAGGAAAAGTCGGAAGCGCAGTAGCTACCCATAGCGAGATTTTACAATACGCCCATACACAACCCTCTAACTTACAACAACATATAGAATCTAAAATCATCTCCCAAGAAAGCTTATTTGAATTACTTAAAGATTTACAGCAAAGCAAAATCATTTTTACAAATGGCTGCTTTGATATTTTGCATATAGGGCATTTAAACTATCTTAACAAAGCACGGGATTTAGGTGATATTTTGATTGTGGGATTAAATGATGATGATTCTATAAAGCGACTTAAAGGAAAAGAGCGCCCCATCAACACTTTAAATAATCGCGCCCTTATGCTTGCTGGCTTAGAATGCGTAGATTATGTGGTGAGCTTTTGCCAAGACACACCTTTAGAACTCATTAAGGCTATTCAACCCGATGTGCTTGTTAAGGGTGGCGATTATCACAATAAAGAAGTTGTTGGAAGCGAATATGCTAAAGAAGTGGTGCTTATTGATTTTATTGAAGGGCATTCTACTTCAAATATTATAGAATCTATCCAAAGGAGCAAAGTATGCAAACATTCATAG
- the rfaD gene encoding ADP-glyceromanno-heptose 6-epimerase, translated as MKYIYDDLAEKKILITGGAGFIGSNLAFYFQKHHPLAQVYVFDKFRNDETFPSGNPTTLGHFKNLIGFKDKVIVGDINNPSDLQKLKSYDFDIIFHQAAISDTTVLNQELVMKTNHESFLRLLDIATQSQAMVIYASSAGTYGNSPAPNNVGSGEVPENIYGYSKLCMDESVRRILASNPSYPIIGLRYFNVYGEREFYKGKTASMILQLGLQALKHKKVRLFKYGEQKRDFVYIKDVIQANIKAIESMQSGIYNVGSGEARSFNDIIECLKTGVGDFEVEYFDNPYAFFQTHTQADITSTKEHLSYMPRFNLEEGIKSYLKEIKAIFERENPKM; from the coding sequence ATGAAATACATTTATGATGACCTTGCAGAGAAAAAAATACTCATTACAGGTGGGGCTGGATTCATTGGGAGCAATCTCGCCTTTTATTTTCAAAAACATCACCCGCTTGCTCAAGTCTATGTATTTGATAAATTTCGCAACGATGAGACTTTCCCTAGTGGTAACCCAACAACACTTGGGCATTTTAAGAATCTTATTGGCTTTAAAGACAAAGTAATTGTTGGTGATATTAACAATCCGAGTGATTTGCAAAAGCTCAAATCTTATGATTTTGATATTATCTTTCATCAAGCTGCCATTTCTGACACCACAGTGCTTAATCAAGAACTTGTGATGAAAACCAATCACGAATCATTCTTGCGCTTACTTGATATAGCCACTCAATCTCAAGCTATGGTTATCTATGCTTCATCAGCTGGAACTTATGGTAATTCTCCCGCACCTAATAATGTGGGAAGTGGCGAAGTGCCTGAAAATATTTATGGATATTCCAAACTCTGTATGGACGAAAGTGTGAGGAGGATTCTTGCTTCAAATCCAAGTTATCCCATTATTGGGCTAAGATATTTCAATGTATATGGAGAGAGGGAATTTTATAAAGGCAAAACTGCCTCAATGATTTTGCAACTTGGACTCCAAGCACTTAAACACAAAAAAGTGAGGCTCTTTAAATATGGCGAACAAAAACGAGATTTTGTCTATATCAAAGATGTGATTCAGGCAAATATCAAAGCCATAGAATCTATGCAAAGTGGCATTTATAATGTCGGTAGCGGTGAAGCAAGAAGTTTTAATGATATTATTGAATGCCTTAAAACAGGAGTTGGGGACTTTGAAGTAGAATATTTTGACAATCCCTATGCGTTTTTCCAAACCCATACACAAGCTGATATTACTTCTACAAAAGAACATCTCTCTTATATGCCACGTTTTAACCTTGAAGAAGGTATAAAATCATATCTTAAAGAAATTAAAGCAATCTTTGAACGCGAAAATCCAAAAATGTAA
- the gmhB gene encoding D-glycero-beta-D-manno-heptose 1,7-bisphosphate 7-phosphatase, with product MQKCAFFDRDGVINQDNGYVYKIEDFIFCDGLFGLLETLKAQHYLLLVITNQSGIARGFYSESDLNTLHCSMQEQLKAQLGFGFDRIYYCPHLPSENCDCRKPKIGMIQAACKDFDIDLAHSFFVGDKITDMQCAQSANINGKFLLADTQVNDNSLKNVQKIATLHQLHSIIRNLTFKEQE from the coding sequence ATGCAAAAATGTGCGTTTTTTGATAGAGATGGAGTAATCAATCAAGACAATGGTTATGTCTATAAAATTGAAGATTTTATCTTTTGCGATGGGCTTTTTGGATTGCTAGAGACGCTTAAAGCACAACATTACCTCTTGCTAGTTATTACCAACCAATCTGGCATTGCGCGAGGCTTTTATAGTGAATCTGATTTGAATACACTTCATTGCTCTATGCAAGAGCAACTCAAAGCACAGCTTGGCTTTGGTTTTGATAGAATCTATTATTGCCCTCATTTACCAAGTGAAAATTGTGATTGTCGTAAGCCCAAAATAGGTATGATTCAAGCAGCTTGCAAGGATTTTGATATTGATTTAGCACATTCATTTTTTGTAGGCGATAAAATCACAGATATGCAATGTGCGCAAAGTGCAAACATTAATGGGAAATTTTTACTAGCAGATACACAAGTCAATGATAATTCGTTGAAAAATGTGCAAAAGATTGCAACTTTACATCAACTCCATAGTATAATAAGGAATCTCACTTTTAAGGAGCAAGAATGA
- a CDS encoding methyltransferase domain-containing protein: MSATQITYDNAFYEKQMQGSYTSAQEILGYLNTLLPQPHSVIDVGCGVGTWLRVWQESYADISIYGIDGNNVDSHLYQIPLQSYQQVDLTQNAHTLIKNLSYKALNGGGG; encoded by the coding sequence ATGTCGGCTACTCAAATCACTTATGATAATGCATTTTATGAAAAACAAATGCAAGGAAGCTACACTTCAGCGCAAGAGATATTAGGTTATCTTAACACTTTATTACCTCAACCTCACTCTGTTATTGATGTAGGCTGTGGTGTAGGCACTTGGCTTAGAGTATGGCAAGAATCCTATGCAGACATTAGCATTTATGGTATTGATGGTAATAATGTTGATTCGCATCTTTATCAAATTCCTTTACAATCTTATCAACAAGTTGATTTAACCCAAAATGCGCATACACTTATAAAAAATCTTTCTTATAAAGCATTGAACGGGGGGGGGGGATAA
- a CDS encoding sulfite exporter TauE/SafE family protein, which produces MEHIEIISLLSIAFFASFGHCIGMCGGIVLAYSALYVPTQDSQATTTSHALQKPQTFLSSFIAQIPYHLLYHCGKTTTYAILGFLAGSLGYIAAPNNEIKYIIMLIVGAFLIIFGIAIAWLPKITHFFHTPLPFKSLSKIMRFLLTKGSVWRLYALGLCNGLLPCGIVYYFLLTAAVSGNGINGAIIMCLFGIAAAPALFALGLISAKIQHKRILFLRLGGLGMVGFGCYEIYKALRALGFISA; this is translated from the coding sequence ATGGAACATATAGAAATTATAAGCCTTTTGAGCATTGCTTTTTTTGCCTCATTTGGACATTGCATAGGTATGTGTGGCGGTATAGTATTAGCATATAGCGCACTTTATGTGCCCACACAAGATTCCCAAGCAACCACAACTTCACACGCTTTGCAAAAACCACAAACCTTTCTCTCCTCATTCATCGCTCAAATACCCTATCATTTGCTCTATCATTGTGGCAAAACTACGACTTATGCCATACTTGGATTCTTAGCTGGAAGCCTAGGTTATATTGCTGCACCCAATAATGAAATAAAATATATAATAATGCTTATTGTAGGCGCATTTCTTATTATTTTTGGCATAGCAATAGCGTGGTTGCCTAAAATTACGCACTTTTTCCATACACCGCTTCCTTTTAAATCACTGAGCAAAATAATGCGTTTTTTGCTCACAAAAGGTTCAGTATGGCGGCTTTATGCGCTTGGTTTGTGTAATGGACTGCTCCCTTGTGGCATAGTCTATTATTTCTTGCTCACCGCTGCTGTTTCAGGCAATGGTATCAATGGCGCAATCATAATGTGTCTTTTTGGCATAGCTGCTGCACCTGCATTATTTGCGCTAGGACTTATAAGCGCAAAAATACAACATAAGCGCATATTATTCTTACGACTTGGAGGATTGGGTATGGTAGGCTTTGGCTGCTATGAAATATATAAAGCTTTGAGGGCTTTAGGGTTTATAAGCGCTTGA
- a CDS encoding ribose-phosphate pyrophosphokinase, with protein MRGFKIFSGSAHTLFSNEVAKCLDISLSKTTINRFSDGEINVQIGESVRGKDIFIIQPTCAPANDHLMELLIMTDALKRSGAKNINAVIPYFGYARQDRKVVPRVPISAKLVANLIEQSGIHRVVTMDLHAEQIQGFFDIPVDNLYGSIVFRDYLRAKSFKNPIVASPDIGGVARARHFANKIGMDLVIVDKKRERANESEVMNIIGDVDGKDVILIDDMIDTAGTMCKAADVLKSRGASSVIALGTHPVLSGPAFERIAKSALDEVVVTNSIPLRVAHPKIKVLSVAPLFAEVIRRICHNESVNSLFF; from the coding sequence ATGCGAGGTTTCAAAATCTTTAGTGGTTCAGCCCATACACTCTTTAGCAATGAAGTTGCCAAATGCCTTGATATTTCCCTTTCTAAAACAACAATCAACCGCTTTAGTGATGGTGAGATTAATGTGCAAATTGGAGAATCTGTGCGGGGTAAAGATATTTTCATTATTCAGCCCACTTGTGCTCCAGCTAATGATCATTTAATGGAACTTCTTATTATGACCGATGCGCTCAAGCGCAGTGGTGCAAAGAATATTAATGCGGTGATTCCATATTTTGGCTATGCAAGACAAGATAGAAAAGTTGTTCCACGCGTGCCAATTAGTGCTAAGCTTGTAGCAAACCTCATAGAGCAAAGCGGGATTCATCGCGTGGTTACAATGGATTTACACGCAGAGCAGATTCAAGGATTTTTTGATATACCTGTGGATAATCTCTATGGTTCTATCGTTTTTCGTGATTATTTAAGAGCTAAGTCTTTTAAAAACCCCATTGTTGCTTCACCTGATATTGGAGGTGTGGCGAGAGCTCGCCATTTTGCCAATAAAATCGGAATGGATTTAGTTATTGTAGATAAAAAGCGCGAGAGAGCAAATGAAAGTGAGGTGATGAATATCATCGGCGATGTTGATGGTAAAGATGTGATTCTCATAGATGATATGATTGATACTGCAGGGACAATGTGCAAAGCCGCTGATGTGCTCAAATCTCGTGGTGCAAGTAGTGTCATTGCGCTAGGCACACACCCTGTGCTTAGTGGTCCTGCATTTGAGAGGATTGCCAAAAGTGCGCTTGATGAAGTTGTGGTAACAAACTCTATTCCTCTGCGCGTGGCACACCCAAAAATTAAAGTTTTAAGTGTCGCGCCACTTTTTGCCGAAGTCATACGCAGAATCTGCCATAATGAGAGTGTTAATTCACTCTTTTTCTAA